The Helicobacter sp. MIT 05-5293 genome window below encodes:
- the rplA gene encoding 50S ribosomal protein L1 yields MGKKIAKRLQTLQTKVDSQKVYDVQSGVSVVKSLASAKFDETVEVALRLGVDPRHADQMIRGAVVLPHGTGKTVRVAVFAKGVKADEAKNAGADVVGADDLAEDIKAGNINFDIVIATPDMMALVGKVGRILGPKGLMPNPKTGTVTMDISKAVSNAKSGQVNFRVDKKGIIHAPIGKASFNEEKIKDNMLELVRAINKLKPTSAKGKYIRSSSLSLTMSPSVKIDSQELMDTK; encoded by the coding sequence ATGGGTAAAAAAATAGCAAAAAGATTACAGACCTTGCAAACAAAGGTCGATTCTCAAAAAGTTTATGATGTTCAAAGTGGTGTTAGTGTTGTAAAGTCCTTAGCTTCAGCAAAATTTGATGAAACGGTAGAGGTAGCTTTGCGTTTGGGTGTCGACCCGCGCCATGCAGACCAAATGATTCGCGGTGCTGTGGTGTTACCCCATGGCACAGGCAAAACAGTGCGTGTCGCGGTGTTTGCAAAAGGCGTCAAAGCCGATGAAGCTAAAAATGCAGGGGCTGATGTTGTGGGTGCTGATGATTTGGCTGAAGACATCAAAGCAGGCAATATCAATTTTGATATTGTGATTGCAACACCCGATATGATGGCTTTGGTTGGAAAGGTTGGGCGCATTTTGGGACCAAAAGGGCTAATGCCAAACCCCAAAACCGGCACGGTTACAATGGATATAAGTAAGGCTGTTTCAAATGCAAAGAGCGGACAAGTAAATTTTAGAGTTGATAAAAAGGGTATTATTCACGCACCTATAGGTAAAGCTTCATTTAATGAAGAAAAAATTAAGGATAATATGCTAGAGCTTGTTCGTGCGATTAATAAGCTTAAACCTACTTCTGCAAAAGGTAAGTATATCAGAAGTAGTAGCTTATCTTTAACAATGAGTCCTTCTGTCAAAATTGATTCTCAAGAATTGATGGACACAAAATAA
- the rplK gene encoding 50S ribosomal protein L11 — MGKKVVGELKLQIPAGKANPSPPVGPALGQRGVNIMEFCKAFNEKTKDMGNFNIPVIITIYQDKSFTFITKKPPVTDLIKKAANIAKGSDNPLKNKVGKLTDKQLEEIAQTKIEDLNASDIQAAKKIVAGSARSMGIEIVD; from the coding sequence ATGGGCAAAAAAGTTGTGGGTGAATTGAAATTGCAGATTCCAGCTGGAAAAGCGAATCCGTCTCCTCCCGTTGGTCCAGCTCTTGGACAAAGAGGTGTGAATATTATGGAGTTTTGTAAGGCTTTTAACGAGAAGACTAAAGACATGGGTAATTTTAATATTCCTGTTATTATCACTATCTATCAAGATAAGAGTTTTACTTTTATTACAAAAAAACCTCCCGTAACAGATCTTATCAAGAAAGCGGCTAATATTGCAAAAGGTTCAGATAATCCTCTTAAAAATAAAGTTGGAAAGCTGACTGACAAGCAATTAGAAGAAATTGCTCAAACAAAAATAGAAGATCTTAATGCTTCAGATATACAAGCTGCAAAAAAAATTGTAGCTGGTAGTGCTCGAAGTATGGGTATTGAAATCGTAGATTAA
- the rplL gene encoding 50S ribosomal protein L7/L12, translating to MAISKEEVLEYIGNLSVLELSELVKAFEEKFGVSAAPTVVAGGAAGGGAAGGGAEEKTEFNVILLDAGANKINVIKAVREITGLGLKEAKEATEQTPSTLKEGVNKEDAENFKKKLEDAGAKVEIK from the coding sequence ATGGCAATTTCTAAAGAAGAAGTATTAGAATATATTGGGAATCTCTCTGTATTAGAGCTTTCTGAATTAGTAAAAGCTTTTGAAGAAAAGTTTGGCGTAAGTGCTGCACCTACAGTGGTAGCAGGCGGTGCAGCTGGTGGTGGTGCAGCTGGTGGCGGTGCAGAAGAAAAAACAGAATTTAATGTTATTCTTCTTGATGCTGGTGCTAATAAGATCAATGTTATCAAAGCTGTGCGTGAAATTACAGGACTTGGGTTAAAAGAAGCTAAAGAAGCGACAGAGCAAACACCTAGCACACTTAAAGAAGGTGTAAATAAGGAAGACGCTGAAAACTTCAAGAAAAAACTTGAAGATGCTGGAGCTAAAGTCGAAATTAAATAA
- the rpmG gene encoding 50S ribosomal protein L33 produces MAKGNTVKIGLKCSECGDINYSTTKNAKTNTEKLELKKFSPRLNKHTIHKEVKLKS; encoded by the coding sequence ATGGCTAAAGGAAATACTGTCAAAATTGGACTAAAATGTTCAGAATGTGGTGATATTAATTATAGCACTACTAAAAATGCAAAAACAAACACAGAAAAACTGGAGCTCAAAAAGTTTTCTCCTCGATTGAATAAACATACTATTCATAAAGAGGTGAAGCTAAAAAGCTAG
- the tuf gene encoding elongation factor Tu, producing MAKEKFVKNKPHVNVGTIGHVDHGKTTLSAAISAVLATKGLAELKDYDNIDNAPEEKERGITIATSHIEYETENRHYAHVDCPGHADYVKNMITGAAQMDGAILVVSAADGPMPQTREHILLSRQVGVHYIVVFLNKQDMVDDAELLELVEMEVRDLLNQYEFPGDDTPIVAGSALKALEEAKAGSVGEWGEKVLKLMEEVDKYIPTPERDTEKTFLMPVEDVFSIAGRGTVVTGRIERGVVKVGDEVEIVGIRNTQKTTVTGVEMFRKELDKGEAGDNVGILLRGTKKEEVERGMVLCKPGSITPHKKFEGEIYVLSKDEGGRHTPFFNGYRPQFYVRTTDVTGSIQLPSGVEMVMPGDNVSITVELINPVALEDGTRFAIREGGRTVGSGVVTKIIE from the coding sequence ATGGCAAAAGAGAAGTTTGTTAAAAACAAACCCCATGTGAATGTGGGAACAATCGGGCATGTCGATCATGGTAAGACAACTTTGAGTGCTGCGATCTCTGCAGTTTTAGCAACTAAGGGTTTAGCAGAATTAAAAGATTATGATAATATCGACAATGCCCCCGAAGAAAAAGAAAGAGGGATTACTATTGCGACTTCTCATATTGAATATGAGACAGAAAATCGCCATTATGCGCATGTGGATTGCCCCGGGCACGCCGACTATGTTAAAAATATGATTACAGGTGCGGCACAAATGGACGGAGCGATTCTTGTTGTGTCTGCTGCTGATGGTCCTATGCCCCAAACACGTGAGCATATTCTATTATCTCGCCAAGTGGGTGTTCATTATATTGTTGTATTCCTTAATAAGCAAGATATGGTTGATGATGCTGAATTGCTTGAGTTGGTTGAAATGGAAGTGAGAGATTTGTTGAATCAGTATGAATTTCCCGGCGATGATACTCCGATCGTGGCAGGTTCTGCGCTTAAAGCTCTTGAAGAAGCAAAAGCAGGTAGCGTAGGTGAATGGGGCGAAAAAGTATTAAAATTAATGGAAGAAGTGGATAAATATATTCCAACACCTGAAAGAGACACTGAAAAAACATTCCTTATGCCTGTAGAAGATGTTTTCTCAATTGCAGGACGTGGAACTGTTGTTACGGGTAGAATCGAAAGAGGTGTTGTAAAGGTAGGAGATGAAGTTGAGATTGTGGGTATTCGAAATACTCAAAAAACTACCGTTACAGGTGTAGAAATGTTTAGAAAAGAGCTTGACAAAGGTGAAGCAGGCGATAATGTAGGGATTCTCTTGCGAGGGACAAAAAAAGAAGAAGTCGAAAGAGGTATGGTTTTATGCAAACCCGGTTCAATTACTCCTCATAAGAAGTTTGAGGGTGAAATTTATGTTCTTTCCAAAGATGAAGGTGGACGACATACACCATTCTTTAATGGCTATCGCCCTCAATTCTATGTGCGAACAACGGATGTTACGGGTTCTATTCAGTTACCAAGTGGCGTAGAAATGGTTATGCCCGGTGATAATGTTAGCATTACGGTAGAACTTATTAATCCTGTGGCTCTCGAAGATGGAACAAGATTTGCGATTCGTGAAGGTGGTAGAACTGTAGGTTCAGGTGTTGTAACCAAAATCATTGAATAG
- the nusG gene encoding transcription termination/antitermination protein NusG — protein sequence MEWYAIQTYSGSEKSVGEAIRNLIVQNQMQDRFGEVVVPTESIIETKKKIVDRSLYPGYVFIQVDLDTKLWHMIQSLPRVGRFIGESKKPTPLSESDIAKILEKVRNPSAPKPKIFFEQGEVVRIIDGPFANFTGTVEEYNLEHKKLKLNVSIFGRNTPVEILYSQVEKII from the coding sequence TTGGAGTGGTATGCGATACAAACTTATTCTGGTAGCGAAAAATCAGTAGGTGAGGCAATTCGTAATTTGATTGTTCAAAATCAGATGCAAGATCGTTTTGGCGAAGTAGTTGTTCCTACAGAATCAATTATTGAGACAAAGAAAAAAATTGTCGATCGAAGTCTTTATCCGGGGTATGTTTTTATCCAAGTTGATTTGGATACAAAACTTTGGCACATGATTCAGTCTTTGCCTAGAGTAGGGCGTTTTATTGGTGAAAGTAAGAAACCTACACCTTTAAGCGAATCTGATATTGCTAAAATTCTTGAAAAGGTTAGAAATCCAAGTGCTCCAAAACCAAAAATTTTCTTTGAACAAGGAGAGGTTGTAAGAATTATTGATGGTCCTTTTGCGAACTTTACAGGCACGGTTGAAGAATATAATTTGGAACACAAAAAACTTAAGCTTAACGTCTCAATTTTTGGGCGTAACACACCTGTTGAAATACTATATTCACAAGTAGAAAAAATCATTTAA
- the rplJ gene encoding 50S ribosomal protein L10 → MTKQEKIQVVEYLSSEFKQASALIVCDYKGLRVSQLEALRDASRKVGIKVQVVKNTLASVAMKNAEYPDLELKDTNIFLWAQDQIDLSKVVCKFADANKEYFSIKVGLFDRQVVDINHIVSISKLPSKDELLGMLLSVWMGPARYFVTGLDNLRKQKEEN, encoded by the coding sequence ATGACCAAGCAAGAAAAGATTCAAGTTGTTGAATATTTAAGCTCTGAATTCAAACAAGCCTCTGCGCTGATTGTATGTGATTATAAGGGTTTGCGGGTAAGTCAGCTTGAAGCGTTGAGAGATGCTTCAAGAAAAGTGGGCATAAAAGTCCAAGTAGTTAAAAATACTTTGGCTAGTGTTGCTATGAAGAATGCTGAATATCCAGATTTAGAGCTTAAAGACACAAACATTTTTCTTTGGGCTCAAGATCAAATTGATTTATCCAAAGTTGTTTGTAAATTTGCAGATGCCAACAAAGAATATTTTTCAATTAAGGTTGGTTTGTTTGATAGACAAGTTGTTGATATTAATCATATTGTGTCTATTTCCAAGCTACCTAGTAAAGATGAACTTTTGGGTATGTTGCTGTCTGTTTGGATGGGTCCTGCTCGTTATTTTGTTACAGGACTTGATAATTTGCGAAAACAAAAAGAAGAAAATTAA
- the secE gene encoding preprotein translocase subunit SecE, with amino-acid sequence MKKIITYYRSAREELSKVIFPTKEQIRNASVSVLIVVSVITLFLALVDLILSASVSGILR; translated from the coding sequence ATGAAAAAAATAATAACCTATTATCGCAGTGCGAGAGAAGAGCTATCAAAAGTGATTTTTCCTACCAAGGAACAAATTAGAAATGCTTCTGTTTCAGTATTGATTGTGGTGAGTGTAATTACTTTATTTTTGGCATTGGTTGATTTGATTTTGTCTGCTTCTGTATCTGGTATTTTGAGATAA